CGACCGGGAAATCACTGCAAATCGTCCCACGACCGTGCGGAAACGTACTCCAGGAGGAGGTGATCCTGAACACTGCGCGGATGGCGACCGGGCACAGGCTCTAATCTCATGCCCACGGAAGCCCGCCATCCGCACGGGCACCGTCCACAACCGCCGCTACTTACCTGGGAGTCACCACCGTGACCGACCTGACCGACGGCGTCCTGCACACCCTGTTCCATTCGGACCAGGGGGGTCATGAGCAAGTCGTGCTCTGCCAGGACCGGGCCAGCGGCCTCAAGGCCGTCATCGCCATCCACTCCACCGCTCTGGGCCCCGCCCTGGGCGGGACGCGTTTCTACCCGTACGCGAGCGAGGAGGAGGCCGTCGCCGACGCGCTGAACCTCTCGCGCGGGATGTCGTACAAGAACGCCATGGCCGGTCTCGACCACGGCGGCGGCAAGGCCGTGATCATCGGGGACCCCGAGCAGATCAAGAGCGAGGCCCTGCTCCTCGCCTACGGCCGGTTCGTGTCCTCGCTCGGCGGGCGCTACGTCACCGCGTGCGACGTCGGCACGTACGTCTCCGACATGGACGTCGTCGCGCGCGAGTGCCGCTGGACGACGGGCCGCTCGCCCGAGAACGGCGGCGCCGGCGACTCCTCGGTCCTGACCGCCTACGGGGTCTTCCAGGGCATGCGGGCCAGTGCCCAGCACCTGTGGGGCGACCCGACGCTGCGCGGCCGCAAGGTCGGCATCGCGGGCGTCGGCAAGGTGGGCCACCACCTTGTGGACCATCTGCGCGAGGACGGCGCCGAGGTCGTGATCACGGACGTACGCGACGAGTCCGTACGGCGGATCCTGGGCAAGCACCCGACGGGCGTCACGGCCGCCACGGACACCGAGGCGCTGATCCGCACCGAGGGCCTGGACATCTACGCCCCCTGCGCGCTGGGCGGGGCGCTGAACGACGCGTCCGTGCCGGCGCTCACCGCGCGGATCGTCTGCGGCGCCGCCAACAACCAGCTCGCGCACCCGGGTGTCGAGAAGGACCTCGCGGACCGCGGGATCCTCTACGCGCCCGACTACGTGGTGAACGCGGGCGGTGTCATCCAGGTCGCCGACGAGCTGCACGGCTTCGACTTCGACCGGTGCAAGGCGAAGGCCACGAAGATCTTCGACACCACGCTGGACATCTTCGCACGTGCGAAGGAGGACGGGATTCCGCCGGCCGCGGCGGCCGACCGGATCGCCGAGCAGCGGATGGCGGAAGCGCGCCGCCGCGGATAACGGAACCTTCCATTCCGTCACATTCCGCGTGTGTCCGGACGCTTGTCAGGAACCCGCCGAGGGGACACTTCGAGAGAACTCTCACTCCCGTCGGCGGGTCGTCCGCCAAGAAGAGGTTAAAATCGCGGTTGACCAGCGGGGACAGGGCACCTCGCAGGTTCTGGGCCAAGGCGCGTCCTGCGGGCGACGTACCGTATGGGCGCGGGCTCAGGTACCGTGGAAGCCCTACGGACCGGTCTCTCCATGGAGAGCCCGTTCCAGATCATGAACGCGTGTCAAGACTCTGGGGCCACCGAGCCCCGTATCCGAGGGGGTCGAGCCATGGGGCGCGGCCGGGCAAAGGCCAAGCAGACGAAGGTCGCCCGCCAGCTGAAGTACAGCAGCGGCGGGACTGACCTCTCGCGTCTGGCCAATGAGCTGGGCGCTTCGACTTCGAGCCAGCCGCCGAATGGCGAGCCGTTCGAGGACGACGACGAGGAAGACGACCCGTACGCCCAGTACGCGGATCTCTACAACGACGACGATGAGGATGAGGACGACCAGTCCGGTCCACACTCTCAACGTCGCGGCGCTTGACGCACCAGCGTCCCTCGCGGTTTCCGCGATCTCTCGTAGCTGTAGCGGTGAGCAGATCTCTGTTGGCGGATTTCTCGTAGCAACCGCACTTCACCCGGTCCGGGGCCTCAACGCCGGACCGGGTTTTGTGCTGCCCCGAGGGCCTCAGCTCGCGTAGTCGCCGATCAGGGCCGCGCCCGTCGCGTGCTCGCCGCGCTCGGTGATCTCACCGGCGATCCAGGCGTCCACGCCGCGGTCCGCGAGGGTGGCCAGCGCCGCGTCCGCCGATTCCTCGGGGACGATCGCGATCATGCCCACGCCCATGTTCAGCGTCTTCTCCAGCTCCAGACGCTCGACCTCACCGGTCCTGCCGACGAGGTCGAAGACCGGGGCCGGCGTCCAGGTCTCACGGTCCACGATCGCGTGCAGCCCGTCCGGGATCACCCGGGCCAGGTTGGCCGCGAGCCCGCCACCGGTGATGTGGCTGAAGGCGTGCACGTCGGTGGTCCTCGTCAGCGCCAGGCAGTCCAGCGAGTAGATCTTGGTGGGCTCCAGGAGCTCCTCGCCGAGCGAGCGGCCGAACTCCGCGACGTGCTGGTCCAGGCTGAGGTTCGCCCGGTCGAAGAGGACGTGCCGGACGAGCGAGTACCCGTTCGAGTGAAGACCGGAGGCCGCCATGGCGATCACCGCGTCACCCGTACGGATACGATCCGGGCCGAGCAGCCGGTCGGCCTCCACCACGCCCGTACCCGCGCCCGCGACGTCGAAGTCGTCCGGACCGAGCAGACCCGGGTGTTCGGCCGTCTCGCCGCCCACCAGGGCGCAGCCCGCGAGCACACAGCCCTCGGCGATGCCCTTCACGATGGCCGCCACGCGCTCCGGGTGGACCTTGCCGACGCAGATGTAATCGGTCATGAAGAGCGGCTCGGCGCCGCACACCACGATGTCGTCCATGACCATCGCGACCAGGTCGTGGCCGATGGTGTCGTACACGCCGAGCCGGCGGGCGAGGTCGACCTTGGTGCCCACGCCGTCCGTGGCGGAGGCGAGCAGCGGGCGCTCGTAGCGCTTGAGGGCGGAGGCGTCGAAGAGGCCGGCGAAGCCGCCGAGGCCGCCGAGGACCTCGGGGCGCTGCGTCTTCTTCACCCACTCCTTCATCAGTTCTACGGCGCGGTCGCCCGCTTCGATGTCGACGCCGGCAGCCGCGTAGGAAGCACCGGAAGCAGTGCCCGTCGCCGGAGGTGACTGATCAGACACAGAAGACATTGCCTGGGATCTTTCGGGTTGGTGAAACGGGGCTCTGCGGCGGTTACGGGCGACGGATGGCGTCAGCCGCGGCCGTGGCTGCGGGACCCGCGGCCAGCTCGGTCTCCAGAAGCTGCTTGCCGAGCAGCTCGGGGTCGGGAAGCTCCATCGGGTACTCGCCGTCGAAGCAGGCGCGGCACAGGTTCGGCTTGGCGATGGTGGTCGCCTCGATCATGCCGTCGAGGGAGATGTACGAGAGGGAGTCGGCGCCGAGCGAGGTGCCGATCTCCTCGACGGTCATGCCGTTGGCGATCAGCTCGGCGCGGGTCGCGAAGTCGATGCCGAAGAAGCAGGGCCACTTCACGGGAGGAGAGGAGATCCGGATGTGGACTTCCGCCGCACCCGCCTCGCGGAGCATGCGTACCAGGGCCCGCTGGGTGTTGCCGCGCACGATCGAGTCGTCGACGACGACCAGGCGCTTGCCCTTGATGACTTCCTTCAAGGGGTTCAGCTTCAGACGGATGCCCAGCTGGCGGATGGTCTGCGAAGGCTGGATGAAGGTCCGGCCGACATACGCGTTCTTGACCAGTCCGGCGCCGAACGGGATGCCGCTGGCCTCCGCGTAACCGATCGCGGCGGGCGTCCCGGACTCCGGGGTCGCTATCACCAGATCGGCCTCGACAGGGGCCTCCTTGGCGAGCTTGCGGCCCATCTCGACACGCGAGAGGTACACGTTCCGGCCGGCGATGTCCGTGTCCGGGCGGGCCAGATACACGTACTCGAAGACACAGCCCTTGGGCTTCGCTTCCGCGAATCGGGACGTCCGCAGGCCGTTCTCGTCGATGGCGACGAACTCGCCCGGCTCGATCTCACGGACGTAGGCCGCGCCGCAGATGTCGAGGGCGGCGGACTCGGAGGCGACGACCCAGCCGCGCTCCAGGCGGCCGAGGACCAGCGGGCGGATGCCCTGCGGGTCGCGGGCCGCGTACAGGGTGTGCTCGTTCATGAAGACGAGGCTGAAGGCGCCCTTGACCTGCGGGAGGACCTTCGCGGAGGCCTCCTCGACGGTCAGCGGCTTGCCGTCGTCGTCGACCTGGGCCGCGAGGAGCGCGGTGAGCAGGTCGGTGTCGTTGGTGGCGGCCACCCGAGTGGTGCGGCCGTCCTGCTTGGGGAGGTCGGCGACCATCTCGGCGAGCTGCGCCGTGTTGACGAGGTTGCCGTTGTGGCCGAGCGCGATGGAGCCGTGCGCGGTGGCACGGAACGTCGGCTGGGCGTTCTCCCACACGGAGGCGCCGGTGGTCGAGTAGCGGGCGTGACCGACCGCGATATGACCCTGGAGCGAACCGAGCGAGGTCTCGTCGAAGACCTGGGACACGAGGCCCATGTCCTTGAAGACGAGGATCTGGGAGCCGTTGCTTACCGCGATACCCGCGGATTCCTGGCCTCGATGCTGGAGGGCGTAGAGCCCGAAGTAAGTGAGCTTGGCGACCTCTTCACCCGGGGCCCAGACTCCGAAGACGCCGCAAGCGTCCTGGGGGCCTTTCTCGCCGGGGAGCAGATCATGATTGAGTCGACCGTCACCACGTGGCACGCCACCGAGTGTAGGCGAGATCGACCACTGGTCCGAATTGGGGATACGGATCTTTGACGGATCACTCTTCCGCGACGGCTTGGACGGTTTTTCCGTTTGTGCTGGTCAGCGCGATGGACCGGTGGTTCAACTCGTATACGACCGTGCTGTCGAAGAGGCCCAGCAAAGTCCTCTCGGTGTCCATGAGTGAGCCGTCGCACATCATCCGGGTGGTCTTGGCGGCGCCGAGGGTGATATGTCCGTCGCGGACGGTGGCCTTGGCGGTGACGTGGTTGCAGCCGAGGCGGCCGGAAAGGGTGCCGTTCGCCTTGTCGAGGCTGAAGTGGGCGTCGGCCCCTTCGGGAAGGGACTGGGCCACGTCACCGTCCCCCAGGGAGGTGACCGTCCACTTCGTGCCGTACAGGGGTGCGTCCGGCTCCTTGGTGAGATCGACGCGGTCGCCGCCGTCGGTGGTGAGCGTCAGCTTGTCACCCTTGACCTCGCTGGTGAACGTGTTGTCGACGTAGGCGTGGCTGAGGCTCTGCTCGAAGCTCATGGGGTCCTTCTGGCAGCCCATGTCGGTCGCCTCGATCGTCCCGAAGTCGACACGGTCACCCTTGAGGGTGACGGTGGAGCCGAAAGTGTTGCAGCCGAGGTTGCCGCTGACGCGACCGTCTGCGCCGATCCGCAGATACGCGCTGTCCGGCGCCTGCCGGGTCCGGCCGTGCGTGGTGAGGGTGTCGACACTCCAGTGAACGCCGGTGACCGGGGACGATCCGGTCCCCGCGGAACCGCCGCCCGCCGTCTCGGTGCCGCAGGCCACGGCGAGCGGAAGCAGGGTCAGGACGCTGAGGGTCAGTCGCTGCTTGTCCATGAGGGTGTGACGGGAGGGGTGGGGTGGCCGGTTCCCCTCCGGGGCGGTGCGGGTGGGCTCCGCGGAGGGAGTCGGCGAGTGGGGTCAGCAGGTGAGGTCGGCAGGTTGAGCCGTCGGGTGGAGTCAGCCCATCAGCGGCAGCAGTCCGCCGAGGTCGGCCCGCTCACCGCTCGCGCTGACCTTCGCCTCGTCCAGCGCGGTCTGCCACTCCGTACGTCCCGTCGCCAGCCGGATCCAGGTCAGCGGGTCGGTCTCCACGACGTTCGGCGGTGTGCCCCGGGTGTGCCGGGGGCCCGCCACGCACTGCACGACGGCGTACGGCGGGATCCGCACCTCCGTCGACGCGCCGGGCGCCTTCACGGCGAGCGCGTCGGCGAGCAGCCGGGTGCAGGCGGCGAGGGCCTGGCGGTCGAGGGGGATGTCGGCGCCGGCGGCGCGGTTCAGGTCGTCGGTGTGCACGACGAGCTCGACGGTGCGGGTCACGAGGTAGTCGGCGAGGGTCATGGCTCCGAGGGGGGTCCCCCCTGCTCGAGCGGAGCCGAGAGCTTGGGGGAGCGTGGCGAGCAGCCGGTCGTCGGGGGCCGTGGCCAGACGCTCGGTGATCCGCTGTTCGACGTGGGCATAGAGCGCGTCGAGGTCGGGGTTGGCGCGGGCGAGTTCGCGGGTGCCGTCGGCGATGTCCCCGGCGCGTGCCGCCGTCGCGAACGGCCAGTCGAGCAGTGCGCGTTCCTTCGCGCCGGGCTCGGGCCGGTCGAGGTTGCGGCTCACATTCTCGACCGCCATCGTGAGGTGCACGGCCAGCTCCCGCACACTCCAGTCCCCGAGCCGCGCGGGCCGCGCCAACTGTTCCTCGGTCAGGGTGTGGACGCCCTGCCGCACGTTCCCGAACTGCGCGAGCACCGCCGCCCGGATCTTGGCGGGGTCGTAGGTACGGGTGCGTTTCCTGGCCGGCGACATAAGGCGAGCCTAGGGCCTGTCCGGCGGAGGACGTGAAGAGGTCGATGTCCGTCCAGGAACGTCACGCTCGGCGCGCTCCTGCCGGCCGACGCCGGGTTCGACCGACTGTTGGGAGGCCGGTGGCACGAAGGGCCCGCGCCCCCGCCCCGGGCGACCGAGCCCGTTCCGGCATGGCGACGGCCCCGACCGTCGAAACGGTCGGGGCCGTCGGCGTCGTACGACCGCTTACGCGAGCAGCGCCGGGATCGTGCCCTCGTGGGCCGTGCGGAGCTCGTCCAGCGGGAGGGCGAACTCGCCCTGGACCTCGACCGCGTCTCCGTCCACGACACCGATGCGGGTGACGGGCAGACCCCGCGCACCGCACATGTCGTTGAAGCGGAGCTCCTCCGAGCGCGGGACGGCCACGACCGCGCGGCCCGCCGACTCCGAGAAGAGGAAGGTGAAGGCGTCGAGACCGTCGGGGACGACCAGCCGGGCGCCCTTGCCGCCGAGCAGCGCCGACTCGACCACGGCCTGGATCAGACCGCCGTCGGACAGGTCGTGCGCCGAGTCGATCATGCCGTCGCGGGAGGCGGAGATGAGGATCTCGCCGAGGAGGCGTTCGCGCTCCAGGTCGACCTTCGGCGGCAGGCCCCCGAGGTGGTCGTGGACGACCTGGGACCAGGCCGAACCGCCGAACTCCTCGCGGGTGTCACCGAGCAGGTAGAGGAGCTGGCCCTCTTCCTGGAAGGCGACCGGCGTGCGGCGGGCGACGTCGTCGATGACGCCCAGCACGGCCACGACCGGAGTCGGGTGGATGGCGGCCTCACCCGTCTGGTTGTAGAGCGAGACGTTGCCGCCGGTCACCGGGGTGCCCAGCTGCAGGCAGGCGTCGGCGAGACCGCGCACGGCCTCGGCGAACTGCCACATGACGGCCGGGTCCTCGGGCGAGCCGAAGTTCAGGCAGTCGGAGACGGCGAGCGGCTTGGCACCGGTCGTCGCGACGTTGCGGTAGGCCTCGGCGAGCGCGAGCTGCGCGCCCGTGTACGGGTCGAGCTTCGCGTAGCGGCCGTTGCCGTCCGTGGCGATGGCGACGCCGAGTCCGGTCTCCTCGTCGATGCGGATCATGCCCGAGTCCTCGGGCTGCGCCAGCACCGTGTTGCCCTGCACGAAGTGGTCGTACTGGGAGGTGATCCAGGACTTGGAGGCCTGGTTCGGCGAGCTCACGAGCTTGAGGACCTGGTCCTTGAGCTCCTCGCTCGTCGCCGGGCGCGGCAGCTTGTTCGCGTCGTCGGCCTGGAGGGCGTCCTGCCACTCGGGGCGGGCGTAGGGGCGCTCGTAGACCGGGCCGTCGTGCGCGACCGTGCGCGGGTCGACATCGACGATCTTGCCGCCGTGCCAGAAGATCTCGAGGCGATCGCCGTCCGTCACCTCGCCGATCACCGTGGCGATGACGTCCCACTTGTCGCAGATCTCCAGGAACCGGTCGACCTTCGCCGGCTCGACGACCGCGCACATGCGTTCCTGCGACTCGCTCATGAGGATTTCCTCGGGCGAGAGAGTCGAGTCCCGCAGGGGTACGTCGTCCAGGGTGACGCGCATGCCGCCGGAGCCGTTGGAGGCCAGCTCGGAGGTGGCGCAGGACAGACCGGCCGCGCCGAGGTCCTGGATGCCGACGACCAGCTTCTCGGCGAAGGCCTCGAGCGTGCACTCGATGAGCAGCTTCTCCTGGAACGGGTCGCCGACCTGGACGGCGGGGCGCTTCGACGGCTTGGCGTCGTCGAAGGTCTCACTCGCCAGGATGGAGGCGCCGCCGATGCCGTCGCCGCCCGTACGGGCCCCGTAGAGGATGACCTTGTTGCCCGCGCCGGACGCCTTCGCGAGGTGGATGTCCTCGTGCTTCATGACGCCGATGGCTCCGGCGTTGACGAGGGGGTTGCCCTGGTAGCAGGCGTCGAAGACGACCTCGCCGCCGATGTTGGGCAGGCCCAGGCAGTTGCCGTAGCCGCCGATGCCCGCGACCACGCCCGGCAGGACGCGCTTGGTGTCGGGGTGGTCCGCGGCGCCGAAGCGCAGCGGGTCGACGACGGCGACCGGGCGGGCGCCCATCGCGATGATGTCGCGCACGATGCCGCCCACGCCGGTGGCCGCGCCCTGGTAGGGCTCGACGTACGACGGGTGGTTGTGCGACTCGACCTTGAAGGTGACGGCGTAGCCCTGGCCGACGTCGACGACACCGGCGTTCTCGCCGATGCCGACGAGGAGGGCGTCGGACTGCGGGGCCTTCTCGCCGAACTGGCGGAGGTGGACCTTCGAGGACTTGTACGAGCAGTGCTCGGACCACATGACGGAGTACATGGCGAGTTCGGCGCCGGTCGGGCGGCGGCCGAGGATCTCGACGACCCGCTCGTACTCGTCCTTCTTCAGGCCCAGTTCGGCCCAGGGCAGCTCGACGTCGGGGGTCGCGGCCGCGTTCTCGACCGTGTCCAGAGGCGTGCGGCTCATGCGGTGACCAGCTTCTTGAGGATCGAGGTGAAGAAGGGGAGGCCGTCGGTGCGGCCGGAGCCGACGAGGGGCTCGACGGCGTGCTCCGGGTGCGGCATCAGACCGACGACGTTGCCCGCCTCGTTCGTGATGCCGGCGATGTCGCGCAGCGAGCCGTTCGGGTTGACGTCCACATAACGGAACGCGACCCGGCCCTCCGCCTCCAGCATGTCGAGCGTGTGCTCGTCGGCGACGTACCGCCCGTCCATGTTCTTCAGCGGGATGTGGATCTCCTGGCCGGACTCGTAGTCGGCCGTCCAGGACGTCTCCGCGTTCTCCACCCGCAGCTTCTGGTCGCGGCAGATGAAGTGGAGGTGGTTGTTGCCGAGCATCGCGCCCGGGAGGAGGTGGGCCTCGGTGAGGACCTGGAAGCCGTTGCAGATGCCGAGGACGGGCATTCCGGACTTCGCCTGCTCGATCACGGTCTCCATCACGGGCGAGAAGCGCGAGATGGCACCGGCCCGGAGATAGTCGCCGTACGAGAAACCGCCGGGCAGCACCACGGCGTCGACCTGCTTGAGGTCCTTGTCCTTGTGCCAGAGGGCGACGGGTTCGGCACCGGCGAGCTTGATCGCACGCTGCGTGTCCCGGTCGTCGAGGCTGCCCGGAAAGGTGACGACTCCAATACGAGCGGTCACTTTCCTGCCTCCGCGACTTCCTCGACCTTGACGGTGAAGTCCTCGATCACGGTGTTGGCGAGGAAGGATTCCGCCAGTTCATGGATGCGGGCGAGGGCGGCGTCGTCCACCGGTCCGTCCACTTCCAGTTCGAATCGCTTTCCCTGACGTACGTCGGAGACACCTTCGAAACCGAGGCGCGGCAGTGCACGCTGCACCGCCTGGCCCTGGGGGTCGAGGATCTCCGGCTTGAGCATGACGTCGACTACGACGCGTGCCACTGGCACTCCCGGTGTGTGGTGCTGAGCAGGTCGCTTCAGACTACCCGCACAAAATTTCTACTCGCGTAGATTCGTAGAATCCTACGTGAGCCCGATCACGATCCCGCATCGACGCGGGGACCTGTACGGAAAATCCTGGGAAAAATCGCAGAAGAGCGGCTGGGCCCCATTACCTTCGGACACGCGGAAGGTTTTAGTCGGGCTTCACAATGCAATGCCCGGCACTGTACAAAGGAATTGGCAATAGCCGATACTTTGCCCAATAACAGCCGGACAGTCGACATCTCCCCGACAACTCCGTGACGTCCACGCACGTCATGGGGGGCGATCGCAGAGGTGCCGCACGAAGGGACCGATATTCGTGGCGCAGCGTGTCGTGGTCACTCTCTTTGACGACATCGACGGCTCGGAAGCGGCGGAGACGATCGCCTTCGGACTCGACGGCAAGTCGTACGAGATCGACCTCAATCCAGCCAATGCCAAGAAACTGCGTAAGGTGCTCGCGCCCTACGTCGAGGCCGGCCGCAAGCAGTCGAAGTCCGGGAAGGCGTACACGCACACCGCGTTGACCCCCGACCCGGCCGCCGTCCGCGCCTGGGCCCGTTCCAACAAGCTGGACGTCCCCCCGCGCGGCCGCATCCCCAAGAAGGTCTACGAGGCGTTCGCCGAGGCGCACTGAGTCCGAGGGTCCGCCGGATGGCTCGCCGGGTTCCCGCTCCGGCCGGCCATCCGCCCCCGCGCGCAACCGACTTGCGCAGACCCCCTGCTGATCAGCTAGAGTCTGGAGCACGCCGAGGGGCAAGGCCGAAAAGCCAGGTCCCGAGGAGTCACGCGGGTGTAGTTCAGTAGCAGAACATCCCCCTTCCAGGGGGAAGGCGCAGTGTGCAATTCCTGTCACCCGCTCTGCAGCCCTTACCGACCACTCTTGTGGATCAGGTAGGGTGGTGCTCGCACCGACCGGTGAAAGCCGGTCGGAGGCAATGCGGACGTAGCTCAGTTGGTAGAGCGCAACCTTGCCAAGGTTGAGGTCGCGAGTTCGAGCCTCGTCGTCCGCTCCAGGAAGCAAAGACCCCGGTCATCGACCGGGGTCTTTCTCGTGTGCGCCTACAAGCCTCCCCTGACATTTGTCATGCGGAGTGATGACACCGCGCACTGCTGTCGGGTCCCGTCCGCGGAGACGCTGATTCCATGAACACGAACGAGCAAGATGACGTGATCGAGGTCACTGATCTGCGGCGCGTGTACGGGGGAGACCGGGGAGCCGGCGGAGATTTCGAGGCCGTGCGCGGAATCACC
This portion of the Streptomyces mirabilis genome encodes:
- a CDS encoding maleylpyruvate isomerase family mycothiol-dependent enzyme codes for the protein MSPARKRTRTYDPAKIRAAVLAQFGNVRQGVHTLTEEQLARPARLGDWSVRELAVHLTMAVENVSRNLDRPEPGAKERALLDWPFATAARAGDIADGTRELARANPDLDALYAHVEQRITERLATAPDDRLLATLPQALGSARAGGTPLGAMTLADYLVTRTVELVVHTDDLNRAAGADIPLDRQALAACTRLLADALAVKAPGASTEVRIPPYAVVQCVAGPRHTRGTPPNVVETDPLTWIRLATGRTEWQTALDEAKVSASGERADLGGLLPLMG
- the purM gene encoding phosphoribosylformylglycinamidine cyclo-ligase — its product is MSSVSDQSPPATGTASGASYAAAGVDIEAGDRAVELMKEWVKKTQRPEVLGGLGGFAGLFDASALKRYERPLLASATDGVGTKVDLARRLGVYDTIGHDLVAMVMDDIVVCGAEPLFMTDYICVGKVHPERVAAIVKGIAEGCVLAGCALVGGETAEHPGLLGPDDFDVAGAGTGVVEADRLLGPDRIRTGDAVIAMAASGLHSNGYSLVRHVLFDRANLSLDQHVAEFGRSLGEELLEPTKIYSLDCLALTRTTDVHAFSHITGGGLAANLARVIPDGLHAIVDRETWTPAPVFDLVGRTGEVERLELEKTLNMGVGMIAIVPEESADAALATLADRGVDAWIAGEITERGEHATGAALIGDYAS
- the purS gene encoding phosphoribosylformylglycinamidine synthase subunit PurS → MARVVVDVMLKPEILDPQGQAVQRALPRLGFEGVSDVRQGKRFELEVDGPVDDAALARIHELAESFLANTVIEDFTVKVEEVAEAGK
- a CDS encoding Leu/Phe/Val dehydrogenase, producing the protein MTDLTDGVLHTLFHSDQGGHEQVVLCQDRASGLKAVIAIHSTALGPALGGTRFYPYASEEEAVADALNLSRGMSYKNAMAGLDHGGGKAVIIGDPEQIKSEALLLAYGRFVSSLGGRYVTACDVGTYVSDMDVVARECRWTTGRSPENGGAGDSSVLTAYGVFQGMRASAQHLWGDPTLRGRKVGIAGVGKVGHHLVDHLREDGAEVVITDVRDESVRRILGKHPTGVTAATDTEALIRTEGLDIYAPCALGGALNDASVPALTARIVCGAANNQLAHPGVEKDLADRGILYAPDYVVNAGGVIQVADELHGFDFDRCKAKATKIFDTTLDIFARAKEDGIPPAAAADRIAEQRMAEARRRG
- the purF gene encoding amidophosphoribosyltransferase translates to MPRGDGRLNHDLLPGEKGPQDACGVFGVWAPGEEVAKLTYFGLYALQHRGQESAGIAVSNGSQILVFKDMGLVSQVFDETSLGSLQGHIAVGHARYSTTGASVWENAQPTFRATAHGSIALGHNGNLVNTAQLAEMVADLPKQDGRTTRVAATNDTDLLTALLAAQVDDDGKPLTVEEASAKVLPQVKGAFSLVFMNEHTLYAARDPQGIRPLVLGRLERGWVVASESAALDICGAAYVREIEPGEFVAIDENGLRTSRFAEAKPKGCVFEYVYLARPDTDIAGRNVYLSRVEMGRKLAKEAPVEADLVIATPESGTPAAIGYAEASGIPFGAGLVKNAYVGRTFIQPSQTIRQLGIRLKLNPLKEVIKGKRLVVVDDSIVRGNTQRALVRMLREAGAAEVHIRISSPPVKWPCFFGIDFATRAELIANGMTVEEIGTSLGADSLSYISLDGMIEATTIAKPNLCRACFDGEYPMELPDPELLGKQLLETELAAGPAATAAADAIRRP
- a CDS encoding DUF3073 domain-containing protein; its protein translation is MGRGRAKAKQTKVARQLKYSSGGTDLSRLANELGASTSSQPPNGEPFEDDDEEDDPYAQYADLYNDDDEDEDDQSGPHSQRRGA
- a CDS encoding META domain-containing protein — translated: MDKQRLTLSVLTLLPLAVACGTETAGGGSAGTGSSPVTGVHWSVDTLTTHGRTRQAPDSAYLRIGADGRVSGNLGCNTFGSTVTLKGDRVDFGTIEATDMGCQKDPMSFEQSLSHAYVDNTFTSEVKGDKLTLTTDGGDRVDLTKEPDAPLYGTKWTVTSLGDGDVAQSLPEGADAHFSLDKANGTLSGRLGCNHVTAKATVRDGHITLGAAKTTRMMCDGSLMDTERTLLGLFDSTVVYELNHRSIALTSTNGKTVQAVAEE
- the purQ gene encoding phosphoribosylformylglycinamidine synthase subunit PurQ, which codes for MTARIGVVTFPGSLDDRDTQRAIKLAGAEPVALWHKDKDLKQVDAVVLPGGFSYGDYLRAGAISRFSPVMETVIEQAKSGMPVLGICNGFQVLTEAHLLPGAMLGNNHLHFICRDQKLRVENAETSWTADYESGQEIHIPLKNMDGRYVADEHTLDMLEAEGRVAFRYVDVNPNGSLRDIAGITNEAGNVVGLMPHPEHAVEPLVGSGRTDGLPFFTSILKKLVTA
- the purL gene encoding phosphoribosylformylglycinamidine synthase subunit PurL, with translation MSRTPLDTVENAAATPDVELPWAELGLKKDEYERVVEILGRRPTGAELAMYSVMWSEHCSYKSSKVHLRQFGEKAPQSDALLVGIGENAGVVDVGQGYAVTFKVESHNHPSYVEPYQGAATGVGGIVRDIIAMGARPVAVVDPLRFGAADHPDTKRVLPGVVAGIGGYGNCLGLPNIGGEVVFDACYQGNPLVNAGAIGVMKHEDIHLAKASGAGNKVILYGARTGGDGIGGASILASETFDDAKPSKRPAVQVGDPFQEKLLIECTLEAFAEKLVVGIQDLGAAGLSCATSELASNGSGGMRVTLDDVPLRDSTLSPEEILMSESQERMCAVVEPAKVDRFLEICDKWDVIATVIGEVTDGDRLEIFWHGGKIVDVDPRTVAHDGPVYERPYARPEWQDALQADDANKLPRPATSEELKDQVLKLVSSPNQASKSWITSQYDHFVQGNTVLAQPEDSGMIRIDEETGLGVAIATDGNGRYAKLDPYTGAQLALAEAYRNVATTGAKPLAVSDCLNFGSPEDPAVMWQFAEAVRGLADACLQLGTPVTGGNVSLYNQTGEAAIHPTPVVAVLGVIDDVARRTPVAFQEEGQLLYLLGDTREEFGGSAWSQVVHDHLGGLPPKVDLERERLLGEILISASRDGMIDSAHDLSDGGLIQAVVESALLGGKGARLVVPDGLDAFTFLFSESAGRAVVAVPRSEELRFNDMCGARGLPVTRIGVVDGDAVEVQGEFALPLDELRTAHEGTIPALLA
- a CDS encoding histone-like nucleoid-structuring protein Lsr2, encoding MAQRVVVTLFDDIDGSEAAETIAFGLDGKSYEIDLNPANAKKLRKVLAPYVEAGRKQSKSGKAYTHTALTPDPAAVRAWARSNKLDVPPRGRIPKKVYEAFAEAH